A window of the Streptomyces sp. NBC_01351 genome harbors these coding sequences:
- a CDS encoding hemolysin family protein, producing MTAIQLLIGLATLVVNAFFVGAEFALISVRRSQIEPYAEQGDRRARAVLWGLEHVSALMAAAQLGITLCTLVLGVVAEPAIAHLLAPLFDLVGVPGGVTHAISFVVALALATYLHMLFGEMVPKNVALAEPVRTALALGPPLVTLTRALRPVIFAINAFANALLRLLRVEVKDEVAASFSDDELARIVKDSSNAGLIDDRASERLHDALELGRRPVTDVVLPADRVVPAREGITPAGLERLSAESGYSRFPMIDAQRRILGYLHVKDALDAEPDARDEPFPVSALRPIAQVRAETPLDDVLTAMRRSRTHLAAVLGPDGAMTGLVTMEDVLRELFGRPASGWG from the coding sequence ATGACCGCGATCCAGCTTCTGATCGGCCTGGCGACGCTCGTCGTCAACGCCTTCTTCGTCGGTGCGGAGTTCGCGCTGATCTCGGTGCGGCGCAGCCAGATCGAGCCGTACGCCGAGCAGGGCGACCGGCGGGCCCGCGCGGTCCTGTGGGGTCTGGAGCACGTGTCGGCCCTGATGGCGGCGGCCCAGCTGGGCATCACGCTGTGCACCCTGGTGCTGGGCGTGGTGGCCGAGCCGGCCATCGCGCACCTGCTGGCCCCGCTGTTCGACCTCGTCGGGGTGCCGGGCGGCGTGACGCACGCGATCTCCTTCGTGGTGGCGCTGGCCCTGGCCACGTACCTGCACATGCTCTTCGGCGAGATGGTGCCGAAGAACGTGGCGCTGGCCGAGCCGGTGCGTACCGCGCTGGCCCTGGGCCCGCCGCTGGTGACCCTCACGCGGGCGCTGCGGCCGGTGATCTTCGCGATCAACGCCTTCGCCAACGCGCTGCTGCGGCTGCTGCGGGTGGAGGTGAAGGACGAGGTCGCGGCGAGCTTCTCGGACGACGAGCTGGCACGGATCGTGAAGGACTCCAGTAACGCGGGGCTCATCGACGACCGGGCGAGCGAGCGGCTGCACGACGCCCTGGAACTGGGCCGCCGGCCGGTCACCGACGTGGTGCTGCCCGCGGACCGGGTGGTTCCGGCCCGGGAGGGCATCACGCCGGCCGGGCTGGAGCGGCTGTCGGCGGAGTCCGGGTACTCCCGTTTCCCGATGATCGACGCGCAGCGCCGGATCCTGGGCTACCTGCACGTCAAGGACGCCCTGGACGCGGAGCCGGACGCGCGCGACGAGCCGTTCCCGGTGTCGGCATTGCGGCCGATCGCGCAGGTCCGGGCGGAGACCCCGCTGGACGACGTGCTGACGGCGATGCGGCGAAGCCGTACGCACCTGGCGGCGGTGCTCGGTCCGGACGGTGCGATGACGGGCCTGGTGACGATGGAGGACGTGCTGCGCGAGCTGTTCGGCCGTCCCGCATCCGGCTGGGGATGA